A single window of Prunus dulcis unplaced genomic scaffold, ALMONDv2, whole genome shotgun sequence DNA harbors:
- the LOC117612576 gene encoding uncharacterized protein LOC117612576 → MRYLKLAEDLEDFGKYPWGAVCYAKTNASLLRALCADYQRVKVPTKTAKKKKSGKKPTTTATGRPREYHLKGFPYELQIWAYEVFPALAALHLVVHEDNAYIPRLLHWRSNSSPRFYELMSQVFENREVDVQLLRPSVMDKQQPYWTWGDSADNTEELVDLLGDDAEQKTGTSASVEEKDKDIDETASLPSSSKGTVASRELRTLKRDFEEVKQKGLTMSMYTPFSVCSIADVPQQ, encoded by the exons ATGCGATATTTGAAGTTGGCGGAAGACCTTGAAGACTTTGGGAAGTATCCATGGGGGGCTGTGTGTTATGCGAAGACAAATGCGTCACTGCTGAGGGCACTTTGTGCAGATTACCAGCGAGTGAAAGTGCCCACAAAaactgccaaaaaaaaaaaatctggaaagAAACCAACAACAACGGCAACCGGTAGACCAAGAGAGTACCACCTCAAAGGTTTTCCGTATGAACTTCAG ATTTGGGCGTATGAGGTATTTCCAGCATTGGCTGCACTACATTTGGTGGTGCACGAAGATAATGCGTACATCCCTCGTTTACTACATTGGAGGAGCAATAGTTCGCCGCGTTTTTATGAGCTAATGAGCCAAGTATTCGAGAACCGTGAG GTTGATGTGCAGCTTCTCCGGCCATCTGTAATGGACAAGCAGCAGCCGTATTGGACTTGGGGTGACAGTGCTGACAACACTGAAGAACTTGTTGACTTGTTGGGCGATGACGCTGAACAAAAAACCGGCACTTCTGCCTctgtagaagaaaaagataaggACATTGACGAAACTGCAAGCCTTCCGTCGTCTTCTAAG GGTACAGTCGCGTCCAGAGAGTTACGCACTTTGAAGCGTGACTTTGAAGAGGTTAAGCAAAAGGGGCTGACGATGTCGATGTATACACCATTCTCAGTGTGCAGCATTGCAGATGTGCCACAACAATGA
- the LOC117612577 gene encoding DNA repair protein XRCC3 homolog, with the protein MKEKIELAPATAIMVFKESEAMAKLKQEEVERGFELFQFSFPFRRLQQLGNLYHASYPNLIRLEPLEDIYVHGVHDAEELIHVLGDIEAFIAIDHTRLPVKLIVIDSIAALFRSQYQTTPAYLKRRSEMFFNISGTLKGLANKYGLAVVVTNQVVDFIGPHHGVNGVRLGNLESLDTSGRRLSPALGLAWAHCINSRVFLARHEQSIEVDIRNAPSTSAFIVACGTAP; encoded by the exons atgaaagaaaaaattgaacttgccCCTGCCACTGCAATTATGGTATTCAAGGAATCAGAAGCAATGGCCAAGTTGAAGCAAGAAGAAGTGGAAAGGGGATTCGAACTATTTC AATTCAGCTTCCCATTTCGTCGATTGCAACAACTAGGCAACCTTTATCATGCATCATACCCCAACTTAATAAGGTTGGAGCCATTGGAAGACATATATGTTCATGGTGTTCATGATGCTGAAGAACTCATCCATGTCCTTGGAGACATAGAAGCATTTATTGCCATTGATCACACCCGCCTACCTGTGAAACTCATTGTCATTGATTCCATTGCTGCATTGTTCCGATCACAGTATCAGACAACACCGGCATATTTGAAACGGCGGTCTGAAATGTTCTTCAACATATCTGGGACATTGAAGGGTTTAGCAAATAAGTATGGGTTGGCAGTGGTTGTCACCAACCAAGTGGTGGATTTTATTGGGCCACATCATGGAGTGAATGGGGTGAGGTTGGGAAACTTGGAGTCCCTGGACACATCAGGCAGACGGCTGAGTCCAGCTTTGGGACTGGCTTGGGCACATTGCATAAATTCAAGAGTGTTCTTGGCAAGACATGAGCAATCTATTGAGGTTGACATTCGCAATGCTCCTTCAACAA GTGCTTTTATTGTGGCCTGCGGAACCGCACCTTGA